A window of Nocardiopsis sp. Huas11 genomic DNA:
CGGTGGCGTGGCGCAGGGCGGTGTCGAGGTCGTCCTCAGTGGTCCCGGCCCGCCGGGCGACGGCGGCGAGCAGGGCGTGGTCGACGCGGTCCCCGGCGGTGGCGGCCAGTCCGAGCAGCCGCCGAGTGGTCTCGGGCAGGCGCTCCACGGTGGACAGCAGCAGGTCGCGCGGCCGGTCGGGCAGGGGCGCGCCGACGGGCCCCGGGCCGGACAGGAAGGACTCCACGAACAGGGGGTTGCCGCCGCTGCGCGCGTAGAGCAGGTCGACGTCGGCGGGGTCCAGCGCACCGCCGCGCAGGCCCGCCGCCTGGGCGGCGACCTCGTCGCGGCTGAGGGGGTCCACGTCCAGGCGCCCGACGCGGGGCAGCCGTTGGAGTTCGGGGAGCAGGCGTCGGAGCGGGTGGGCGCGGTACAGGTCGTCGGTGCGCACCGACACCAGGAGGTGGACGGGCGCGTCGCCCAGGTTGCGCAGCAGGAAGACGAGGAGGTCGCGGGTGGAGGCGTCCGCCCAGTGCAGGTCCTCGATCACGAGGGTGAGGCCGTCGGGGCGGGCGCGCTCCTCCAGGAAGGTGAGGACGGACTCGAAGAGCAGGGCCCGGCTCTGGTCGCCGAGGCCGGTACCGGTTCCGCTCCCGGATCCCGGTGCGAAGCCGGGGTCCGGGCCGGGGATCCAGGCATGTCCGTGCCCAGGGGCCGAACGGGCATCCCGGACCCACTCGGGCCTCGGTCCCGGGTCAGGACCGGCGCCGGGGCCGTGGCCCCACCCAGGGCTAGGCGCAGATCCTGGGTCCGGTCCCCACCCGGGACCGGGAGCGAGTCCAGGGTCCGATCCCCGCCCGAGGCCGGGCACGGGCCTTGGGCCATCGTCGGAGGTGCCTCCTCGCCCCCGCCCGTCGCCGGCACCGGACCCCGAACGCCGACCGGTGGCGGGACCGCCCTCGGCACCGGAGCCCGGGTCCCGCGGCCACCCGGGGTCGGGGAGGAGTTCGGGGAGCAGGCGGGCGAGTTCACGGTGCTGGGCGGCGGGTGACCCTTCCTCGCGGGCCAGCCGGCGCAGGAGCGTGGTGAACGGGGCGAAGGGGAGTCCGTCCCCGCCGAGTTCGAGGCATCCGCCCACGGCGGTGCGGGCCATGGGCGTGGTGCGCAGGTACTCGTCGACCAGGCGGCTCTTGCCGACCCCGGCGTCGCCGCAGACCAGGAGCGCGCGGGCGCCCTCCCGGCGGACACGGCGCCCGTCCGCGCCCAGAGCGGCGAGGTGGCGGTCGCGTCCGACGAAGACGGAGGGGAGATCGGTGACCTGCATGGCCCCAAGTATGGCGGTTTTCTTCGGGTTCGGGCGGTCGTCCACAGGGCCGTCCGGGTCAGCCCGCGCTCGGTCAGAAGCCGAGACCGATCCCGAAGACCAGGACGACGGCGACCCAGACGTCGACCACCCCGCACCACTCGGCGAAGGACCGCGCCACCACCTTGCCGAGCCACAGGTGCACGAAGTCCCACACTCCGTGGAAGAGCCATCCGGCCGCCACCAGGTAGCGGCCCAGACCGGGGTCGACCACCAGGCCGGCCAGTCCGAGCCCGCCGAAGACCAGCATCCCCAGTGCCTGCACCTGGAACGTGCCGGATCGGGCCAGGTGGCCGTCGAGGACGCTCCAGACCAGGACCACCAGTGCCGCAGCGGAGAAGACGGCCGCGGGCGAGAGCACGTCGAGCGTCCGCAGGAGGAAGATGACGGCGAACGAGGCGGCCAGGAGCGGCCAGGTCGCGCCGCGCCGCTGCAGTTTGGCGACGACGAGGTAGAGCAGGGGCAGGAGCGGGAGGATCTCCGCGAAGCCCCGCACCTCCTCGTCGGTCTTACCGCCGCCGAACACCAGGACCGCTGTCAGCACGGCCAGCGCGGTGGGCCAGCGGTCGCCCAGGAACCGCGCCAACCGCCGCCAACGGGATTGTGACGCCGCCCCGGGCGCTTCACTTCCGTCGGTTCCTGTCCGCCGAGTACCCCCGGCCTGCCCGGCACCAGGGTCGGGGATCGGCGCGGGCCTGTCGTTCGCGGTCTCCATGGTGTTCCTCCTCAGGGTGAGGTCCGGGGATAGGACCCGGTACCGGGCGGGTCGTCCGCCCTGCTCTCCAGGGTCCCGAGGCGAGCCGCGCCCCAGTAGTGCCGAAACCGCGGTACCGACGTGGGTCTGTCACATGCGCGGATGACATCTGTCATGCGGAGGCGTCCACTGGGACAATGAGCCCGTGCACGACCCCTCGCGCGGCGGCCCCCGGCTCGCCCCTCTGCGCCGTTTCACCTGGTGGAGCCTGGCCGGAGCCACCGTCCTCTCCCTGGTCCCCGTCCTCGGTCCCCCCTTCCTGGAGCCCGGTGTGCCGGCCCTGGCCAGGGTCACCGCGTCCGTGGCCATGGCCGCCACCGCCGTGTCGGTCCTGGTCCTGTTCGGACGGCGTCTCGCAGGGCCCCCGCACGGCCGCGTCCCCCTCGGGTGGGCCGCCCTCGGCTGTACCGGCGCCGCGGTGCTCGGCGGGCTCCTGTGGATCTCCCACGACGACGGCGTGTGGTCGGTGGCCCCCGCGGTGATGGTGCCGCTGGTGGCGATGTTCCTGCCCCCGCGCCGCGCGTGCGCACTGATCGCCGCGGCGGCGGTCCTGCTCGCCATCCCGGGCGCGTTCGAGGGCGCGGGACCGTCCGCGGTGCTCTTCCCGCCCGGCCTGCTCGTGGTCCTCACCTGGGTCGTGTTCGGCATGCTGTGGACCTGGGACGTCACCGAACGCCTGGACGGCGCGCGCGAACTGGCCGCCCGGCTGGCCGTCGCGCAGGAGAGGCTGCGGTTCGCGGCCGAACTGCACGACATCCAGGGCCACCACCTCCAGGTGATCGCGCTCAAGGGCGAGCTGGCCGCCCGGCTGGCGGGGACCGATCCGGTCCGTGCCACGGCGGAGATGCGGCAGGTGCAGGATCTGGCGCGGGACGCCCTGCGGGACACCCGGGCCGTCGTCCAGGGCTATCGGCGCACGTCCCTGGACGAGGAGATCACCAACGCGGCCGGGGTCCTCACGAGCGCGGGCATCCGGGTCCGCACCGACATCGGACCCGCCGCGCAGGACCGTCCGCTCCCCGACGACACCCGTGCCCTCCTCGGGTTCGTGGTACGCGAGGCGACCACGAACGTGCTGCGCCACAGCCGCGCGCGCTCGGTCGGCATCGGCCTGGACGCCGCCGCGGGCCGCGTCCGGTTGCGGGTCCGCAGCGACCGCCCGGTGGGACGGGACGGCGGGACCGGCACGGGACTGCGTTCCCTGGCCGAGCGGCTGGAGGCGGCCGGGGGCACACTTGGCTGGGAGAGCGGGAGCGCGCACTTCACCGTGACCGCCGCACTGCCACTGGACGGGACGAACGGATGAGCGAAGCGATCCGACTGCTGATCGCCGACGACGAGGACCTCTTCCGCGGCGCCCTGTCCGCGCTGCTCGACCTGGAGGAGGACCTCACCGTCGTGGCCGAGGCCGCCACTTCCACGAACGCGGTGCGCCTGGCACTGCGGCACCGGCCCGACATCGCGGTACTGGACCTGGAGATGCCTCCGGCCGACGGCCTGAGCGCGGCGGAGCGGATCCGGGCCGAACTGCCCTGCCGCGTCGTCCTGGTCACCCGGCACGCACGGCCAGGGGTCCTGCGGCGGGCACTGTCGGCGGGAGTCAGCGGGTTCGTGCCCAAGACCACGCGCGCCGACCGGCTGGCCGAGATCATCCGCGAGATCGCCGCGGGGCGCCGCTACGTCGATCCGGACATCGCCGCGTCCGCGCTCACGGAGGACCACTGCCCTCTCAGCGGCCGGGAGCTGGAGGTGCTGCGCGCCACCCGGACCGGCGCCTCGGTCAACGACATCGCCGCCCTGGTGCATCTCGCCCCGGGCACGGTACGGAACTACTTGTCGGCCGCGATGGCCAAGACGGGTACCTCCTCCCGGCACGCCGCAGCGCACCGGGCTTGGGAGGAGGGCTGGATCTGAGGCGTGTGCCGGTCAGCCCGCGCTCTCCTCCGGCTCCTGCTCCTGGGGCGCGCCCTCCTCCGGTTGATGGCGGCCGGTCTCGCGCGGCATCCAGATCAGGACCACCACCAGCCCCAGCGCCGCGAAGCACAGCGACACCGTGGCCCCCATATGCAGTCCGTTGAGGAAGGACTCCTTGGCCGGGTCGACCAGGGCGCCTCCCTGCTCGCCCAGCCGCCGGGCCAGCGACAGGGTCGCCTCGACCGACTCCCCGGCCTCGTGCAGCTCGGCGGGCGTCAGGGAGGACGC
This region includes:
- a CDS encoding DNA-binding response regulator, translating into MSEAIRLLIADDEDLFRGALSALLDLEEDLTVVAEAATSTNAVRLALRHRPDIAVLDLEMPPADGLSAAERIRAELPCRVVLVTRHARPGVLRRALSAGVSGFVPKTTRADRLAEIIREIAAGRRYVDPDIAASALTEDHCPLSGRELEVLRATRTGASVNDIAALVHLAPGTVRNYLSAAMAKTGTSSRHAAAHRAWEEGWI
- a CDS encoding sensor histidine kinase — protein: MHDPSRGGPRLAPLRRFTWWSLAGATVLSLVPVLGPPFLEPGVPALARVTASVAMAATAVSVLVLFGRRLAGPPHGRVPLGWAALGCTGAAVLGGLLWISHDDGVWSVAPAVMVPLVAMFLPPRRACALIAAAAVLLAIPGAFEGAGPSAVLFPPGLLVVLTWVVFGMLWTWDVTERLDGARELAARLAVAQERLRFAAELHDIQGHHLQVIALKGELAARLAGTDPVRATAEMRQVQDLARDALRDTRAVVQGYRRTSLDEEITNAAGVLTSAGIRVRTDIGPAAQDRPLPDDTRALLGFVVREATTNVLRHSRARSVGIGLDAAAGRVRLRVRSDRPVGRDGGTGTGLRSLAERLEAAGGTLGWESGSAHFTVTAALPLDGTNG